GCTGCTCTACCGGAACGTGATCCAGAAGTCGATGTACGGCGTCTTTTCCCGCGGCGGTGCGATCGTCGTCGCGAGCGTCGTCTTCGCGGCCGTCCACCTGCTCGCCTACGCGACCGCTGGCTTCGGCGCGATCCTCTCGAGTCTCGGACTCGTCTTCGTACTGTCGCTCCTGCTGGGGCTGATCTACGAGCGAACGGAGAATCTGTTGATCCCGGCGGCCGTCCACGGGGTGTACAACGCTCTCATCTTCGGGATCAACTTCGCGACGGTGTGAGCGACGCAGACGCCCCGTCGGTTACGTCGGGTTCTTCCGCTCGACGTCCGAGCCACAGATCGGACACCGCTCTTTCGACTCGTCGAACTCGCGGCCACAGCCCTGACACTGGAATCGCCAGTCGAACTGTTCCTCGATGCCCTCCCGGGCGATGAACTCGACGTCGACGTTCAGCTTCTCGGCGACGTTCTGCATCGCGTAATCGTCCGTCACGAGGTGGCCGTCGAGTTCGAACGCCGTCGCGACCAGACGAACGTCGGTGTCAGAGAGTACCTCGAGGTCGCCCGACTCGCGGGCCGCGCGGCGGACCGTCTCGATCGTATCGCCGTTCGGGATGTGGATGTGCATCCCCGACCCCTCCATCGCGTCGTACCGGTAGACGCTCTCTCCCTCGAGTTCCTCGCGGACGAGCGGGATCGTCGCAGTCTGTGCTGTCGTGTGATAGTCGTGAATAAAAGCCGACGAATCGAGAACGTGCATACGGTTAGCGTTGGACGACGATGTAATCCTTCACGGCCTGAACGCGGCTGACGGAGACGAGCCAGCGGCCCGACTCGTCCTGTTCGAAGTCGACCGACTCGGTGGCGATTCCGTCGTCTGGCTCGACGACCAGATCGTAGAGCTTCCCGGATTTGACGTCCATCGTGATGTTGTAGAGCATCCCGAGCTCAGTCCCGTCAGATCCCATGACGGACTTCCCCGAGAGATTTTCGGCGAGTATGTTGCCCATGACTTCCCGTACTTACTAATCGGTATTAAACACCACGGGGAACGTCAGACAAATCGGAGACGATGCTCGGGTGCGATCGACGGTGACGAACCGGGGTGGAGGTTCGACGAGACCACGATCTGTGGGCCGTGACGATGGGTTTAACTACTGCGCTACGGACGTTCCAGGTAAGACCTTCTCTGGTGGTTTACCATGTCGGACACGGACACACGCGACCCAGCCTCTCTCAGAACCCCGATCGTCGCCGTCCTCGGACACGTCGATCACGGAAAGACCAGTCTCCTCGATAAGATCCGCGGCTCGGCCGTCATCGAGGGTGAAGCAGGCGCCATCACCCAGCACATCGGCGCCACCGCCGTCCCCTTAGACGTCGTCTCGAAGATCGCCGGCGAGCTCGTCAACCCAGACGACTTCGACCTCCCCGGGCTGTTGTTCATCGATACGCCGGGGCACCACTCGTTCACCACGCTCCGCTCGCGTGGCGGGGCGCTCGCCGACATCGCCATCCTCGTCGTCGACGTCAACGACGGCTTCCAGCCGCAGACGCTCGAGGCGCTCGACATCCTCAAACGCTCGCACACGCCCTTCATCGTCGCTGCGAACAAGGTCGACACCGTGCCGGGCTGGAACCCGACCGAGGGCGAGCCGATCATGGAGACCTACGAATCACAGTCCGACCGCGTTCGTTCCGACCTCGACACCCGTCTCTACGAGATCATCGGCAACCTGAGCGACGAGGGCTTCTCCGCGGACCTCTACTGGCGCGTCCAGAACTTCCAGCGCAACGTCGGCGTCGTCCCCGTCTCCGCGATGACCGGCGAGGGCGTTCCCGACCTCCTCGCGGTCATGATGGGGCTCTCCCAGCGGTACATGAAAGAGGCGATGGAGATCGACGTCGCCGGCCCCGGCGTCGGGACCGTCCTCGAGGTCAAAGACGAGAAAGGATTCGGGACCACGATCGACACCGTCCTCTACGACGGGACGATCCGCACCGACGACGAGGTCGTCGTCGGCGGGACGAACGATCCGATCGTCACCGACGTCCGTGCCCTGTTACAGCCCCGCCCACTCGCCGAGATCAGGACCGAGAGCCGCTTCGAGAAGGTCGACGAGGTCGGCGCCGCAGCCGGGATCAAGATCGCCGCCCCCGACTTAGACGACGCGATGGCCGGCGCACCCGTCCGCGTCGTCCGCGACCGCGACCTCGAGGAGGTCGTCCACGAGGTCGAAGCCGAACTCGCGGACATCGCCGTCGACACCGAGGAGCAAGGCGTCGTCGTCAAAGCCGACACCCTGGGAAGCCTCGAGGCGATGGCCGACGCGCTCGAGGAAGCCGAGGTGCCGATCGTCCGCGCCGAGGTCGGCGACGTCGCCCCGCGCGACATTTCCGTCGCCTCGACCGCCGACGACCCCAAACAGCGCGTCATCCTCGGGTTCAACGTCGACGTCCTCCCCGACGCCGAACAGCGGGCCGAGATCGACGACGTTCGGCTGTTCACCGACGAAGTCATCTACCAGCTTGTCGAGGAGTACACCGGATTCGTCGAGGAACTCGAGCGCGCCCAGCAGGACACCATCCTCGAGAACATCACCAGACCCGCCCGGTTCCGGATTCTTCCAGATCACGTCTTCCGCCAGAACGATCCCGCAGTCGTCGGCG
This portion of the Natronobeatus ordinarius genome encodes:
- a CDS encoding NOB1 family endonuclease; this translates as MHVLDSSAFIHDYHTTAQTATIPLVREELEGESVYRYDAMEGSGMHIHIPNGDTIETVRRAARESGDLEVLSDTDVRLVATAFELDGHLVTDDYAMQNVAEKLNVDVEFIAREGIEEQFDWRFQCQGCGREFDESKERCPICGSDVERKNPT
- a CDS encoding PRC-barrel domain-containing protein — protein: MGNILAENLSGKSVMGSDGTELGMLYNITMDVKSGKLYDLVVEPDDGIATESVDFEQDESGRWLVSVSRVQAVKDYIVVQR
- the infB gene encoding translation initiation factor IF-2; this encodes MSDTDTRDPASLRTPIVAVLGHVDHGKTSLLDKIRGSAVIEGEAGAITQHIGATAVPLDVVSKIAGELVNPDDFDLPGLLFIDTPGHHSFTTLRSRGGALADIAILVVDVNDGFQPQTLEALDILKRSHTPFIVAANKVDTVPGWNPTEGEPIMETYESQSDRVRSDLDTRLYEIIGNLSDEGFSADLYWRVQNFQRNVGVVPVSAMTGEGVPDLLAVMMGLSQRYMKEAMEIDVAGPGVGTVLEVKDEKGFGTTIDTVLYDGTIRTDDEVVVGGTNDPIVTDVRALLQPRPLAEIRTESRFEKVDEVGAAAGIKIAAPDLDDAMAGAPVRVVRDRDLEEVVHEVEAELADIAVDTEEQGVVVKADTLGSLEAMADALEEAEVPIVRAEVGDVAPRDISVASTADDPKQRVILGFNVDVLPDAEQRAEIDDVRLFTDEVIYQLVEEYTGFVEELERAQQDTILENITRPARFRILPDHVFRQNDPAVVGVEVNSGTLQNNTFVVKWEGNEPERVGQVKGIQEQGEDVDEARAGERVSVAIDGPTVGRQINEDDELWTEIPEKHAKILEQELTTEIPGDELEALNMYLEKHRKRDPFWGK